The Labrus mixtus chromosome 14, fLabMix1.1, whole genome shotgun sequence nucleotide sequence TTGCTATAAAATCAGcagcttaatttaaaaaaataaggctCTAAGTTATCCAGACCTGCCAGATTTCTTGCATCCAAAAGTTTGAGTGCTTGGTTCACCTCAGTGACAGTATCTGGCCTACAACTAAACTAAAGGAAATACTCagctttaggtttttttttattgcagctgtGCAGGCACTCCAACACACAGAGATATGTTAAAGTATTCCTCATTATCTGACACTCACATAGAGGAGCCTGCAGCTGTCGACTAGAAAGACTGTAAATGTTCTTCATGGTAAGAAAAGTCACTTTCAACAATTTACATGACTCATTTCCTTGTCGGATAATAAAACaatatgttttgtttcataCTAATAGGCAAAAAATGAGTTTCTGTTAATGCAATCATGACAGCAGTAACTACTTCTCCCCGGTATCTTTGCAGTGAGGCTTTTCTTAGATTCTCCTTCATAGAGCGTTCTCAAAGCTTTTACTTCCCTTCCTGAAactacaacacaacacaaaaacagaaggaTGAGCGTGTCTACACTGACGTCATGTTTCCTCAAATTACAGATGAGACATCAAGGCCTTGTGTaagggtgtttcttttttattgttcaaCAGTATCACATTAAACTTCAGACATTTTATTGCCCAATCTGTGTGTTCCTCCTGACTGATGACATTGACATCATCATTAACTAGCAATGGTCAATAATGACCATCCAAATATAGTAAGGGACTATTTTTCCCCAATATAAATACAATaacatccttttctttttagctCATATACAGCTTGTGCTCTCATGAGCATGCACAAGTGAGTCAGTGGATTGAATATTTAAGAAAGTAGCAGATTACGTGTAGTGTGCTTTAAGATGTATTATTCATGTGGCATTGTTTAACTATTGATACATTTATAGTACATCCCTCTTCTCTGGGGgtttatgttgttgtgtttttcagttattttttttattttttagatactTTACAGCCGAACTTAAGCTCACCGTTGGTTCTGCTTCTCTGTAGAGATAAAACCATCAAGTTCACCGTTCTCACACTACAATAGTTTTGACTGTTATGTAACAATAGACAGAAGttccataaaaaaacattgcaagACATTGGCAAAAACCAGGCCGCTATGGTTttcaaaacatgtatttattcagaaTGAGTCTGAGTGGAAATACAAGAGTTTATATTGTGAATATAAAAATGTCACGATTAGATTCAAAGCCCACCACAAAGCTCTTTAATCCAGCTGACAGTAGCTTTTATAAACGGTCTATCGTACATCTCTGGTATCTGTTACAAAACCGTATTGCTCTATTACCATAGATATTGTGAAGACGTTTGAAATATTTCATCTTAGCCAGTTCAGCAGTGAGTGCTGACACAGGAAGCATTTAATGCTAGTCTCTTTGGCCGCAGTTTTGTGGTGGCTTTTACCGGTGCACAGTATCTACCATGTACGAAAGGCGTTCATGTTGTGATGCGAGTGAGGAATTATGCGCTGTTGTAAAAGTTTGTTTACAGGTCATCAGGGGCGGGGAGTTTTTCCAGTGTGGGCTCCATGCCCCAGATCTCGCGAGCATATTGTGTAATGGTGCGATCACTGGAGAACTTGCCACACCCGGCAATGTTGTGGATCACCATCTTGGTCCATTCCTTGGGGTTCTGGTTGAAAAAATTGATTGAGTGAGTTAATGGATTTAATTAATAAGAATATTGGCTCTGAGTCTCCCTTAATAAGTAGAGCTTTATGGAACCATTTCTTTTTAATGAACATACCTTGTAAAGAGCGTTGACTTTCTCCTGGCATTTAATATAGTCTTCATAGTCAGCAAAGACCTTAAATCTGTGCAGGGCAAAATGCAATTAATGCTTGTGTGCATACAAAGACTGTGACttgctttattttcttatttctgtatTAAGCACCAGCattcaagtttgcacacgttctTATTTGTATGTGTATGCATGCGTTCCCCTCAGGCAGCTAATGTTAGATCTGTCTTTACCTGTCATGATGCATCAACATGTTGACAATTTCTTTAAACAGGTCAGGCTGCTTTGGGCTAAAGTAGCCTCCAGCGATCTGGTCAATAGCCTGTTTCAGCTCTGGCAGACGGTTGTAGTACTCTTCAGCGTGGTATCTAAGCAGGGGCGGAAAACAAAGATACACACGTacatgaaaaacacaaggaCACGCCTGTTGCTGTAGTGCAGCAAGGGGGGACAAAACACACTGACTGAAAGTTATCATTAGGAAAAGTTCAGTGAGTGAGCATGAAGCTGCTGGTTTGACAGAGCGCATGAAACTCAtaataaaaactatttattgtTGGACTGTATTTCAGAAATGGCAGCAAATGATGCTTCTACTGTAACAAATATTTAAGCTTATTTCCACAAGCAGTGCTGTTAAATTCTATAAAGGTCAACTCATTTTTAAACTTGAAGCTTACAGCTTTTTATCATCTTACTCTCatgaaagcaaacaaatgtTTAAGTGTTTAATTATAACTTACATTTATGTAATTGCCAGGCAAATGATATTGGACTaagctacaacaacaaaaatgttacATTCTAGGGCAATTACTAGTTTTTTTGCATCCAATGAGATGTTTACAAAAATCACTGCTTTTGCTCTGCTtcccaaatccccccccccggagattcataaagtattttggATTCTGATTCTCttgctctgctctctgctctcaaGGCGTTTTCACTCCTCTGAGTTTTTCTCCCCACCATGATCAAAGTTTATAGAACAGGAACTCTacatgtcacaattttttttaggAGCTGAGCACCCCTTAAGGTCCGATCCTCAAATCGCTCATGTTGCAAAGCCAAATTTGTTTGACTTAGAAATTGTGATAATAACATTTggacaaatcatttcccccccccTTACCCTTTCTTGTCGACTGCATCAACATCATCCACCCTCATGCCGAAGATAAAGAAGTTATCCTCGCCGGCCTCCTCGGCCATCTCCACATTGGCTCCGTCCATGGTACCGATGGTTAGAGCGCCGTTCAGCATAAACTTCATGTTGCCAGTGCCGGAGGCCTCAGTGCCGGCTGTGGAGATCTGCTGTGACAGGTCGGCTGCAGGGATGGCTAAGagatgacagaaagaaaagggtTGATGActctaaataaacattttttttgtgcattttatgtTGTGCGTAAATACACACGAGTGGAGACATctgcagaggagaaaaacagcagaagcaCGAGCATGAGAACAGATAGAAGCAGCGAAAATGAAAGCCCAGGAGTGTGGCCAAGATTTGGTGATTACCTCTCTCTGCCAGTGTGACTCTGTAGTTCTCCAAGAAGATGACTTTGAGGCGGTCTCCAACCACGGGGTCATTGTTGACCACCTCGCCGATAGCTGTGATCAAACGGATGATCATCTTGGCTGTGTGGTACCCAGGAGCCGCCtgcattaaaagaaaatgacaggGTTAAAGCTGTGAGCTTGAATTTCTTTTACAAGCAGGGTTGGGAAACTACAAACCTTTCCTCCAATCATGACAGTTCTTGGAGTCCACTGCTTGTTGGGCTCCTTCTTGATGCCTggaggagaaataaagagatACAAATACTGAGATGTCAGCATTGGAGCCCTGAAAGCACCTTGGAAAATGAATGGAAGATTAAAAATGCGAGCTCACGGTTGTAGTAGGTGATGATGTGCAGACAGTTGAGCAGCTGTCTCTTGTATTCGTGGATTCTTTTGACTTGAATGTCGAACATGGAGTTGGGGTTGATTTTTACCTTGTAGTGCTCCTCCAAGTGCACAGCaaacttcattttgttttcctacATTGTCAACACATCAAGACCAGGACAACTTGAACaatggtataaaaaaaacatcattaagaataaatacatgtaccaagtgtcaaagaaaacaatttCCGAGACTTTAATGATGCTGACTGCTGATGCAGAGGCAGCAGGGAAAGCTGTTAGTGGAGGTTTTGACATTGATCATAACGTAACAAACAGCTCTGCAGGTCGGCTCTCTGTAAAGAGCTGCTGCGTGATTGTGTGCAGTGTATTATTAAGCATTCTGTGTTCATCTTAAAAGTCACAGATTGCTTAATGTGGAGTATGTGACGTCTCTCCTCAAGGCTCTGAGCTGTCGCGCAGCATCTGCATGGATTTACATATCCAGCTATATTACAGACCACGTCTTATTCTCAAGTACCTGCTTATCTTCATCATGATAGTGTTCGTTCTTAAGTGACACATTTACAGAGAAGTTTAGATCAACGCAAACTGTAATTACTCCACCTGCTTCACTTTGGCAATGTCCCTAATGAAAGCCTCGTCGTTAACGTAATCGAGGAGACCTCGCAGCTGGTCCAGGTCACGGATGAATTCCTCACCAATTCTCTGCAAAAGGAAATTGAGAAAGTGTCAGAGGAGATTTTGAGATTTCAATTTGATATGGATGAagttagttgttgttgttgtgtgtgtgtgtgtgtgtgtgtgtgtgtgtgtgtgtgtgtgtgtgtgtgtgtgtgtgtgtgtgtgtgtgtgtgtgtgtgtgtgtgtgtgtctgttaaaaGACAGCTGACCTCGGCAATGACCTCAGCCAGCCCGGGGTTACACATCACCAGCCAGCGGCGGGGAGTGATGCCGTTGGTCTTGTTTTGGAATTTATCTGGCTCCATTTCATAGAAGTCCTTGAAactgcagacagagaaaaacatcacatataaccCAAAACCCTGAAGGCTGGGGTAAAACAGACTACTGCGCaatgaacaacaaacacacatacagtatatatatgttaAAGCTCCTGGAAGCAGTGGctgttctagaccacttttactgagggggccaaacttgggccagttgttttgtcagaggggaacattaaacccaggtgaaaaatagacaaagacgatcgctttaaaaaatgtatatattatgccaaataatagcgcacatcattaaatatcacaacataaaataccatgatatatatttgtttcagtaccAGTTCTTAATGtacccctgttggcccctgcctagaaccgcccatgcctGGAGGGGTTACTGGATGTTTCACTTCCGCTGACAGCTGTGGACTAAGTGGGATGATGCTTATCTTACATGAAGTTTTTTGGATATATTTCGTCCTTATTTCAATTGTCTGATGTGCAACTTTGAGTTCGTCTTTGAcgtggaaacatttaaaaaaaaataaaaaatactgtttgGACAGGGCGCTGTTATTCAACCATCCTGACACCTATACCCCAGCTGCAGGGGTGACAGACGAATAATAACAATATGGAAATAAGCAAtcttctctctcatgttctGGTTAGCGTTTGGAGGTCCTACAGATGCatctgtattcatttcagtttgtttgaaaagcacttaaaaactcctcacaggagctttaactttgatttacacacaaacacattctaataatacgtgtgtgtgttttaggcaCATACACAGTGGCTTTGAGGATGTCAGAGTGGATCTGGGCCACGCCGTTGACAGCATGAGAACCCACAATGCACAAATGAGCCATGTTGATCCTCTTCTGTCCGCCTTCCTCAATGAGAGACATGCGACGCATACGATCAAAATCACCAGGAAATTTGGCTGCAACTCTCTGCAAAGAACAACAATAGAAaggttatatatttatttttgtgttgcaCTGATGCCTTGCAACCTTTTGCAAACATTATATGAAGAAATATGAAGCTAGTAGCACAACAACACAGTAGGCAATATCATTCACGTTAGCTAGTTTGTGAATTAGCTGCTAAGCGGCTGTAACATGCAGAGAGGAGGATTCAACTCTCCTGCTACCATTATGAATATCACTTCAAACTAGGAAGTAATCTGAATGTCTGTGGACATTGATTGGGTGGTTTTCTCTAAACCTCTGCAAATTACTGAGCCAAGGCTTTCGAGCACACAGATAAAAAAGACAGCTAGACTGTGAGGACATGTTTACATATCTTGACAAAATTTTATTGGATAAGAATTGCACACCCTAAGAAACTATTTTCATTGCACAATTACCATCGTTACACACCTAGTTAAATGAAACTTTAGTGCCATTCTGGTTGATCCACAGCTCATAACACACTGGAAGTATTTACTGCAATTGGAACGGGGCCAATGAAACTGACAGATTTTGCAAATAAAAGCCGACATCACAGCATGGCGGTCCTATGACGACTCCTCCCACTCTGTGAACCTACTGCTTGCATTAATTTCTTCTAAACTTGCATTAGCAAAGCCTTGTTGGTCACTTGTTGACATACATTTACGAGTCTTTCTTTAATCCCAGCAGCTACTTAAAAGGGTGTTTTATGTATCCTTAAATCATTGAGTGGGATGATTGTGACATAATCAGCTGCTTTCAATAGTAAACTggtaaataaagttattttgtgtgttattCTGTATCAGCctaagactcttttttttacattattcacTTATCCATACACCTTTAATGTTGGAGGCTTTGGCAGGTTTGCCTCAGTAATGGAGTCAATCATTGCCAAATCAGGTCAGAGATTCAATCACCAGAAGTCCATAAGTGCCCTCGGGCAAGGCACTGTACCCCAAATTGCTACCAATAGATATAGCCTAAGGAGTATGATTGCATATGTATGTGGTGAAAGAGTTAATGTGACATCaagtgtaaaaagcacttttagTGGTCAGAGGACAATAAAGCAATATGTAAGTACAGTCAATTTAGTCAAGTTTGATAAGTTCTTCTTGACCTGTTCACCTGTGTGGTCTCCCACTAGGTTGTAAATGTTGAGTcttgggagggaaaaaaaggaggatttgaAGTAATGACTGTGGTAATCTGAGGGTTTAAAAGGTACTCTAGACTTGGCTTGATGTCATTATTCCAGTTAGTGTTTCGCTCCATATATAGACTCCTGATAGGCGTTGGCAACAAATGTGAAAGCTCTCCTCTTtcaatttttctgttttaagtttgtttgatGCACATGGGGATTACAGCAGTTGCTGAGGTCCATTTCTTGAGCTTTCTgggtgtatttttttaaatgtgttgaaagTCAAATTGTCAGGCTATAAACCTGAAGGAAGTCTAGGATTGAGTGGATCAACTACTATTTAACCAGAGGGATGGGATGTAAACCATATTTAAAGCAGCTTTTTGCCTTTGTGAGTAAAGAGTTGGAAAGTTTATCTTTGACCTCGGACATATTTGTGATGTGTCGGTACAGTAAAGCGTTTAGCGCAAGTAGAAAAGTGCTCTTATGGGATGAAATGTCTAACATTAAGCACTGCTCTTTGTGAAGACTTAATTAACTCTGTGTCAGttattggggcgctggtggcccagtGGTTGGTGCATGCGCACCATgagtggaggctgtggtcctctagGTGGGCAGATCCAACCTGTGGCCTTTCCTGCATGACATTACCCatcctctctccctgatttcctactctatccaccgtcctatctctccaataaaagcacaaaaatgaataaagaaaaatacagtcGGTTATTAAAGACGAGATTAGAGAAGATTAAAGGAAATAAGTTTAGATTTACTTTTTATCAGAGAAAACTCTAATACCTGTATTTAGAttataaaatacattattttgataataattttgatgaaaatgtaTATTATTATACGATTTTCTagcctgctttttttctttaatgtttttttcaccGTAAAGATCTCTCTTTCAATGTTATCTCTTTAAACATTGGTTGATTGCACCAACAATAAACTTAAGTCTAACCTTAGTCCCTTTTGTTCAACAAGGCACATAAAAGTACAGAGAGATATTCATTTGTATATGAAAAGAGCAAATTGGCAGTGGGAGCTTCCTCTGCTATGTCTACTAAGGAGTGATCATACGGTATGTCAGAGTATAAGTTCAAAAATGCAGGATGAAGATGGTAAAATGTTGCAATGTGCAGCACTGACCTCCAGGTGGCGACGGTTGATCTCATAGACAATTTCCAGGTGACGAGGCAGCAGATGAGCAAACAGGTCCACTGGCCAGCGCTCCAGAGCTTCAGGAAGGACAGTGTGATTGGTGTATGCACAGGTGCGTACACAGATGTCCCAGGCCTGaacaacagcagcacaacatgatttaaatatatatacgTACATGCAATTCATTTGGAACATACCCCATTAatttgattgtaaaaaaaaataaaaattacatttttctttgagCTGTTGGTTGTATATTCACTACACTTAAATTAGGATTTCCCCATATCagttgaaaatgtataaaataaagatggttaaaaaaaatcatcaagttAAATATAGATttcataaatcaaacatttaaagcaataCAAATTTCAGCTATGCGCGTGTTACTCCTCATTACCTTATCCCAGTCAAGTTTTTCCTCATCAACTAGGACCCTCATCAGCTCAGGAATAGCCATGGCAGGGTGGGTGTCATTCAGCTGGATGGCAACCTGAACATGCAGAACATTGTAAAATGTCACTACAGCATTAAAACACACCATAAAGTGCTCTGTGGTGACTGTTCATTCCAACTGTTCTCATACAATACACTAAAAGCCTCCCACAACCTGTTCAACACAATGACTGAGGCAATTTAACGACAGCAAGGGGAGAACATCAGGGGGTAAATCGTTTCATATTTGACAGAATCTATTTTGTTGAGTTTTTCGCTTCACCTTGTCAGGCAGTTTGCTGAAGTCTGTGCGAACGATCTCTCTGGAGCCAAACTTGGAGACCTTGAAACGGCGGATGATGTCTTGCAGGGTGGCAGATACCACAAAGTATTCCTGCTTCAGACGGAGCTCCTTTCCTTCAAAGAACTGCAGATAAAGACACGCATTTGACTGATTCTGCTCTGATGGCACACATGAATtgttctttaaatcttttgaaATGGCCTTTTGCATTTCTTCTGAGACAACAAACATGCATTCATTTTCTAGTCAAGGAGATAAACATGAGCAATGCATTTATTTAGTAAAATACAACAAGTTTGTGCTAATAGCTGATTATGGAtttaatcacttttttattGATGAGAAATGAGGGATAATAGATGATTTTATTGTCACAATGATCACAGACAGCTAATTCCCAAATTCAGGATGCTACTTGCTAATGTGGAGACTAATGAAGAAGAGGACTGTCTGACTGAGCATCCTACTGTAAGTCTGCACAGTGAGCCCAAACTAAGATACCTCTCTAATGAACTGTGCCTCTGGCATACATAAGCCACAGCTTGCAGGAAGCTGCTACCTCATGGCAGGCGGCTGCTAGCTAGTTACACTTTGTAACGAGCTATTCagattaaaatcattttaatcagTTAAAATGATCTCATAGTAACTTGATATTTATCTTATTAGTCATATTTGACAGTAACCAGTGCTACAGTGGTTTGAAGCCTTTTTATAATCCACAGATAGTTTTTGTGGTGACTAATATTTTATTGTGCGGTTGTTGCTGTTTAAAAGTTTattcatgattttcttttattaaacagtttttttgtattgaatAAGTTGTAATGTACATTGTAATCATCTACCTGGGATAgttgaatttcattttttttatttattttgtaatggaCTCTTGCTATGAAGAATCTAGCCCTCCCATAGCACAACTGAATGTTGATTGTGCCGTGCTGCTACTGGTGATAGACAAGTTTAAGAGATATAATATATATCACTGAACTGATTTGTAACAAAGCTGGAATATCTGGTCCAGCTCGGTTTCGGCTCTCACTTGCACAGACATAAATTACCACCCCTGACATGAGTAATAGCTCGGGCTAGATGGTTATCTACCAAATCCTCCACCTTGAGCCTTGACGTCAGCTATAAAAGAGCTCTAAAGGAAGCTGAAAGAGCACACAGATTCAGCTGAAGACAAAGGACACCCGCTTGGGTCAAAAATGTATGGAAATCCGTCTCTGTGCTGAGTAAAGATAAATCCTCAAGACATACAGGAGCCCATAGCGTCCAGCACACTGCTCCTATACTGATCCACCTTCAGCTCTTTTCTCTAATCCAAGTTCACAAATGCATGGCCTTTATATGAGATAATATATTCACAAGTTCTTACATTGTCGTTGGGATACAGCACACGGGAGATGTTCTCAGCCAAGtttctgtccagcactgcctgaaTGTAGCCACCAACGTTGACTGTAAGGAAAAAATACATAAACTCCTTTCATTTATTCTTATTTGGCAGCTGCTGCgtgactgaaaatgtttgatctcTGCTGGACGCGTACAGTCTTTAAGGTTAAAGTCGCAGGGCGCCTTGGCAGACCACAGCCTCATGGTGTTGACGACGTTGTTTCTGTAGCCAGGGACAGGGGTGTCATATGGCAGAGCCAGAACCACCTGCCAGTACCAACACAGGAAGAGATGCACAGAGATAAATATTTCATCATCCTGTTACTATTACAGTCACCTTGTGAAGCCCTTATTTCACCTGAGCGTCCACCCATTTGACACCGTCAGGTTGATGCTCAGTCCTGCCGTAGAAGTGTACAGGACGCATGTACTCAGGACGCGCCTTCTCCCAGGGGTTGCCATAGCGCAGCCAATCATCAGCCTCCTCAACCTGCGTAATGACACGCACTTATATTGAAGGGGAAAAGACCTCATTACACCGCTAAGTGGCTTCTAGTCGAgccagagaaaagaaaatgtcaagaaaCATCGACGTAGGATAATGATAAAGGAAAAGCATCCAGCAGGTGATTTAAggtgaaaagaaacacaagcagcTGTCCCGGCTGCACATGTAGATAAggtttacaaaacaaacaaaaaaagaaacaaattggTAATTCTTTTACCTGCCAGCCGTTGACGATTTTCTGATTGAAGATACCGAATTCATAACGGATGCCGTAACCGTATGCAGCCAGACCCAGTGAGGCCATGGAGTCTAGGAAACAGGCTGAGACCAGATAGAGAAAGCAGATGAACCTTTGACTAGCTCTTatataaaataatgtattatttaagtCAGCCAACAGAGGTTCATAGAACCTTGAGTTTATCTAATATGAAGGGTGAAAAAATGCTCACCAGCAAGACGGCCCAGGCCACCATTTCCCAAACCCGCATCTTCCTCCATGTCCTCCAGTTCCTCCATGTCCAGACCCAACTACAGACCACAGCAGACCATAACATAGACTTAGAAAACTGTCAAAAGAAAATGACCTTTACTGAATGATCTTTTCTCACCTGGTACGTGGCCTCATCGCAGGCGTTCTCCAGTGCGAGGTTCACCATGGTGTTCTGGAGGGTGCGGCCCATGTAGAACTCAAGGGAGATGTAGTAAACACGCTATAGTGTGGGAGGAAGGTAAAAATAATATCAAACTGAGTGAAGGGCCATAAGCTTTCTTATGCATGCTAACcggtattttttttatagtattTTGTGGGAAAGGGTTTTAAAAAACGCTCCACAGTGAGTCAAACTCCAAAAGCAAATCAGACACCGAAGGTTCCAAAAAAAACACGCCGACTCCAGACTGTCAAAGAACTTTCAAGTTTCATGATTGAGCGTCACGTTGGGGGCTGCATAGAAATGTGCCACCTGAGCCTGTGTTTACCCTTTGCCatttagttgttttattttcccccctcctctgacATGCAGGGGCAGACCCAGGCGGAGGTGGAAAGgcggaggggaggagaggagagagcctCGGGGACAGATTGCTTTGGGTGTTACGTAACACCAACATTTTCGTCTGTGCAAAAATAACTCCTGTAGAGGTCGCTGTAAAGGTCAGCCTGAGCCTGATACCCTTCATTGTGGGGTTCAAATCTGAAGTGATACACAAGAAAAGGTGGCACAGGGGAGTAATAATGAATACGACTGACGGAGCCATGTCGGGGTCTAGCTGACAGAGGCTCATGAATTATATATTACCGTATGTTCCAGATTTCATCAGACTtcgttttctgttttttgctcttcatgtctgtttgtcttcaaTAATGCTGATAAGAAATGCAAAACATCTGGTTGGAATGCTTTATTTGCAGCATGTGATCTTAACATGCAGCACAAAACTTGAGACTGAGATTCCGTGTGGCCGTACAGGATTTTGACCTTTTAGTCTAGGTCACCAGAACAAGAACAACCACATGTATGGAGAACGTTTCTGATTTGGGGTTTGCAGGACAATAGGATATGAGATTAAccagtttctaaaaaaaaaaaaactagccaA carries:
- the pygma gene encoding glycogen phosphorylase, muscle form; its protein translation is MSKPLSDHDKRKQISVRGLAGIENVAELKQNFNRHLHFTLVKDRNVATRRDYYFALANTVRDHLIGRWIRTQQHYYEKDPKRVYYISLEFYMGRTLQNTMVNLALENACDEATYQLGLDMEELEDMEEDAGLGNGGLGRLAACFLDSMASLGLAAYGYGIRYEFGIFNQKIVNGWQVEEADDWLRYGNPWEKARPEYMRPVHFYGRTEHQPDGVKWVDAQVVLALPYDTPVPGYRNNVVNTMRLWSAKAPCDFNLKDFNVGGYIQAVLDRNLAENISRVLYPNDNFFEGKELRLKQEYFVVSATLQDIIRRFKVSKFGSREIVRTDFSKLPDKVAIQLNDTHPAMAIPELMRVLVDEEKLDWDKAWDICVRTCAYTNHTVLPEALERWPVDLFAHLLPRHLEIVYEINRRHLERVAAKFPGDFDRMRRMSLIEEGGQKRINMAHLCIVGSHAVNGVAQIHSDILKATVFKDFYEMEPDKFQNKTNGITPRRWLVMCNPGLAEVIAERIGEEFIRDLDQLRGLLDYVNDEAFIRDIAKVKQENKMKFAVHLEEHYKVKINPNSMFDIQVKRIHEYKRQLLNCLHIITYYNRIKKEPNKQWTPRTVMIGGKAAPGYHTAKMIIRLITAIGEVVNNDPVVGDRLKVIFLENYRVTLAERAIPAADLSQQISTAGTEASGTGNMKFMLNGALTIGTMDGANVEMAEEAGEDNFFIFGMRVDDVDAVDKKGYHAEEYYNRLPELKQAIDQIAGGYFSPKQPDLFKEIVNMLMHHDRFKVFADYEDYIKCQEKVNALYKNPKEWTKMVIHNIAGCGKFSSDRTITQYAREIWGMEPTLEKLPAPDDL